CGACAGCCCATCGCCGAGGTCGAGCTTGAATTCAGGCGATGTGGTGGCGGACATATCGAACGTGGCATGGAAGACGGAACCGATCAAGGGACCGACCAATATAAACTCACGCTTCGCCGCCGCGAAAGGGGCCAGGGAAACTCGACTTGGCGGCGAGCGGTCTCCCAGCAAGCAACTACCGATGACGTTTGTACTTGTTACGTGGGCTAACCGCATTTTCTCAGCGGGATTCGCTGTCGAGGTCTTTGTGCGCTTTTCAAGAAAAAATTACGCGGAAATGAATGATGTAAGATCTGTGCGTTTTTCCCGAGCGCGGCGCAGATTTTCGTGAAGCACATTTCCGGTACATTTTGCATTTCTTTAGGAAGGACTGCCGCCGATAGAAGGGTTTTACAACAGGGCGAAATCGGTTTGACTAGCCAATGCAACACAATTGCATCGGCTGGGGGCAAAGTTTGAACTGCCGAACTCTGTGCGACGATTCGTCGCCGCCAGGGCATCGCGAGCGTTACGTAGCGCTTTGCAGAGAGGCTGCCCGATGCAATGGAGTTCGAGTGGCCGCTCGGCCTGCACCGCGCTTAGGTTTGTGGTTGGTTTTCGGCGAGATGAACACCGGTCAAATTCCCCTCGTCATATTTACGGAAACTCATTGCGTTGCTGGATATATCGCCGGCACCGGTCAGCGGGTGCTGGAAATCTTGAACGAGCCGCATTCTCAATTTCTAAAGCTATCCGAAGCAACGCTCCAGTCGTTGGTGGACGGACAGCCGGTTTCGCTTTCCGAGGCGACCGTTCCAAAACCGCGCATCGTCTGCTGCGCCCTGACCTCGGCGACTCACGAAGCCCCCGAACGGCGGCGTTTTGCCTATGTGGAGAAGCGCAAAAAAAAAGCGTTTGTGATTGCCCAAAATTACGAAATTCAGGGCAGCCTCAGCTTAAAAGGCACGCCTGAAGCCGTGGCCGCGCTCGGGCAGGAGTTGGGATCGTACTTTCCGGTGGCCGATGCGACGGTTCGTCATGTTCCTTCGAACCAGGTGTTGAAAGCAACCGTTGCCATCGTGAACAAGGCTTTTGTATCGCTGCTGCAAATCGGCGATCACGAATGAAATGGGGCAAAAATCGCGAGAATTGTTGCGAATTCGGCAAATGGGTTGAACCAAGCTGGTCGTTTGCAATTGGTGAACCGTGGGCTAGTCTTGGAATGTGCGATTTTGTTGGCCAGCGGGCCTTCGTAGGAACACCGATAGGAGAGCAACATGTACGCCGCTACCCCCTTTCGTTTTGCCCGTCGCGGCGCGACCTTGATTGAGTATGCCGTCTTGGCTGGATTAGTAACCTTGGCCGTGGCGACGGCAATCATGGTTGCGGGGCAAAGGACAGCACTCAATCACGATGCCGCCGCCAAGGCGGCAGTCGGGACAATGCAGCAGCAATCGCCGCTCCAGGCGAGCGATCGTGCCGATGGGGGCCATTGAAGCCCGTTTCGCATCCATCCACGAAGTTCCTTCCCGTTTGGCCGATTTGCCTTGTTGAGCATCGTTTAGCCGCGCGGGAACTGGCGGCAGTACTCGTAGGCCGCCATCGCCACGGCCGTATGGACGTTGTAGGCGTACGGCAGCCCGAAGACGGGGATTTCCGCGACGCGATCGACCAGCGCCAGGTATTCTTCGGTCAGCCCTTGCCGTTCGTTGCCGACGACCAATGCCGTGCATCGCTCGAAGCGAAAATCGGGCAGGTTTTCCGAGCCGGTCGTTTGCTCCAGCCCGACCAGTTGATAGCCCTCGGCCTTCAATCCCTTCAGCACCGGCGGCAGCGTGCGATGCACTTCGAGTCGCACAGTGTCGGCTCCATCGCGGGCGATTTTTTCGATCACTCGCGCTTGGCCGCAGCAGATGACGCGATCGACTCCGGCGCAGCCGGCCAGCCGCACGATATGCGACAGATTGACGTTGCTGCGCATCGGCGCGCAGGCGATGAGTAGCTCTCGGGGCCGTTCGAGCGGGGAGGGGGGCTTGTGGCGCTGGTGGAGGAAATTCATGGAAGGTTTCATGCAGGGGGCGGTTAAGGCAATTGCCGCGACTTGTCGTTTCAAAGTACACTGGAACGATGTTTGCCGAAACGCCCGCATGCCCCATCGTACCTCTTATTACCGAGAATTCATGGCTGGTCGCAAGTTTCAGCTACAGGCAACCTTCTTCGCGGTCCTGCTGGCGATGGCTGTTGGATGTACGGCGAAGTTCACGCCCGAAGCGGCGCCCGCCGTTTCCCTCCAGACGCTCGACTACGATGGCGTTCAGAAACTCGTCGCCAGCCACAAGGGCAAAGTCGTCGTCATGGACTGCTGGAGCACGTCGTGCGCACCCTGCATTCAAGAGTTTCCCAAACTTGTCGCTCTGCATAAAAAATACGGCCCCGGCAAGCTTGCCTGCATTTCGCTGAGCTTCGATTATGAAGGCATCGGTCAGCCGGAAGAAGTGAAGCCTGGTGTATTGGCGTTCCTGGAAAAACAGCAAGCGACGTTCGACAATGTACTGTGCAGCGAAGAATCAGATGCACTGCGCGGGAAGCTGGATCTGGCTGGCATTCCGGCGGTCTATGTTTACGACCGCGACGGCAACTACAAACGATTCGAAGGGAGCAAAGCGTACGACGAAGTGCTTCCACTGGTTGACAGCTTGATCAAGAAGTAGTGTTCCCATCGGTCGCTAACCGCGAGTAAACCGCGGTTAACGCGGATCGTGTCGAGGGTCCGGACAGCACAGATCAACGCAGGTGAAATCGATCGGGCAACGAGAGCTAGGTCGTGATGGCGGGATTTCGCATTCCACTTTATCGGCACAGGATTGCGTTCATCAGAGATTTCCGAGGCAATTTCGAGGCGTTCCTTCCCAATTCGATTCCTGAGTACCGACCTGGCCGATGCCGAACCGCGTTCGCAATGTGCTGATGGTTTTTGTCCTCGCGGGAATGGCGGCCGCCACGGGTTTCTGTATTTCGCGCGGCACTTTGCCGCCGGCAGACTATACGTTTATCAACGGCAGCGAAGTGAAGAGTCTCGATCCGCACACCGTCACCGGCGTCCCCGACCACCGGATCGTGGAGGAGCTCTTCGAGGGCCTTTGCCGCTGGGATCCTCAAACGCTGCAACCCGGTCCTGGCATTGCCGAGCGATGGGAAGTTTCGCCCGATGGTCGAAACTACAGGTTCTACTTGCGGAAAAACGCCCATTGGTCCGATGGCAGCCCCGTCACCGCGCA
This region of Pirellulales bacterium genomic DNA includes:
- a CDS encoding TrmH family RNA methyltransferase → MNFLHQRHKPPSPLERPRELLIACAPMRSNVNLSHIVRLAGCAGVDRVICCGQARVIEKIARDGADTVRLEVHRTLPPVLKGLKAEGYQLVGLEQTTGSENLPDFRFERCTALVVGNERQGLTEEYLALVDRVAEIPVFGLPYAYNVHTAVAMAAYEYCRQFPRG
- a CDS encoding TlpA family protein disulfide reductase; the encoded protein is MPHRTSYYREFMAGRKFQLQATFFAVLLAMAVGCTAKFTPEAAPAVSLQTLDYDGVQKLVASHKGKVVVMDCWSTSCAPCIQEFPKLVALHKKYGPGKLACISLSFDYEGIGQPEEVKPGVLAFLEKQQATFDNVLCSEESDALRGKLDLAGIPAVYVYDRDGNYKRFEGSKAYDEVLPLVDSLIKK